Proteins encoded within one genomic window of Brassica rapa cultivar Chiifu-401-42 chromosome A09, CAAS_Brap_v3.01, whole genome shotgun sequence:
- the LOC103837091 gene encoding cyclin-A2-1 isoform X2, with product MVLMSKDEEHRLHYNNLISQFKFFLIMFTFCRLGKPVESFFNYKTMNRGSSRQPKANKETISTAKTRQGNVRVTRSRAKALGTSISPSKPVFKQQPKLKKRMASDDTRVCQHKRRAVLKDVTNTLACLDGNNVKASKSEQDVDAEKSKLAEDLSKIRMVESATNSKDGDQKENGYDVTGYLKPVDIDSSDQDPKFCSLYAVNMYDSFHVAELDQRPSTSYMVQVQRDISPSMRGILIDWLVEVSEEYKLASDTLYLAVNLIDRFLSNNYIEKRRLQLLGVTCMLIASKYEEICAPRLEEFCFITDNTYTRLEVVAMETQVLNFLHFRLSVPTTKTFLRRFIQAAQASDQVLHTEMESMKSLANYLAELTLVEYSFLRFLPSLIAASAVFLARWTLDQSKHPWNSTLQHYTRYETPALKNTVLAMEDLQLNTSGSILVAIRNKYNQEKFKRVATLTSPESVTTLFSR from the exons ATGGTACTTATGTCCAAGGATGAAGAACATAGACTTCATTATAATAATCTAATTTCtcagtttaagttttttttaattatgtttacgTTCTGCAGGCTTGGCAAACCTGTTGagagtttttttaattataaaaccatGAACAGAGGTTCTTCAAGGCAACCTAAAGCTAACAAAGAAACAATCTCTACTGCGAAAACACGACAAGGGAATGTGAGAGTCACGAGATCACGAGCTAAGGCCTTAGGAACATCGATATCTCCATCGAAACCCGTTTTTAAACAGCAACCAAAGCTTAAAAAGAGAATGGCATCAGATGATACAAGAGTTTGTCAGCATAAGAGACGTGCGGTGCTCAAGGATGTGACTAACACTTTGGCCTGTTTGGATGGGAACAATGTTAAG GCTAGCAAGAGCGAACAAGATGTGGATGCCGAAAAATCGAAACTAGCAGAAGATTTGTCAAAGATTAGGATGGTTGAATCTGCTACAAACTCCAAAGACGGAGATCAAA AAGAAAACGGTTATGATGTCACAGGATATCTTAAGCCTGTTGATATTGATTCCAGTGACCAAGATCCCAAGTTTTGTAGCTTATATGCTGTAAATATGTATGACAGTTTTCATGTTGCAGAG cTTGATCAAAGACCTTCAACTAGCTATATGGTCCAAGTCCAGCGAGATATCAGTCCAAGCATGCGTGGGATTCTCATTGATTGGCTTGTGGAG GTTTCTGAAGAGTATAAGCTGGCTTCAGATACGCTTTACCTTGCAGTGAACCTTATTGATCGGTTCCTGTCCAACAATTACATTGAAAAGCGTAGGCTCCAGCTGCTTGGTGTCACTTGCATGCTAATAGCCTC GAAGTATGAAGAGATATGTGCACCAAGGTTGGAAGAGTTTTGCTTCATTACAGACAATACATACACAAGACTCGAAGTTGTGGCCATGGAAACTCAGGTTTTAAACTTTCTGCACTTTCGGTTATCAGTTCCCACCACCAAAACGTTTCTCAG GCGGTTCATTCAAGCTGCTCAAGCGTCTGATCAGGTTCTCCACACTGAGATGGAGTCAATGAAGTCCTTAGCAAACTATCTTGCAGAGTTAACTCTTGTGGAATATAGTTTTCTAAGGTTCTTACCGTCTCTAATTGCTGCCTCAGCTGTATTTTTAGCAAGATGGACGCTAGACCAATCTAAGCATCCTTGG AACTCAACTCTACAGCACTATACTAGATATGAGACGCCTGCTCTTAAGAACACAGTGCTTGCAATGGAGGATTTGCAGCTCAACACAAGTGGAAGCATCCTTGTTGCTATTAGGAACAAGTACAACCAAGAAAAG TTTAAAAGAGTGGCAACACTAACATCTCCTGAAAGTGTCACAACACTCTTCTCAAGATGA
- the LOC103837091 gene encoding cyclin-A2-1 isoform X1 — MVLMSKDEEHRLHYNNLISQFKFFLIMFTFCRLGKPVESFFNYKTMNRGSSRQPKANKETISTAKTRQGNVRVTRSRAKALGTSISPSKPVFKQQPKLKKRMASDDTRVCQHKRRAVLKDVTNTLACLDGNNVKASKSEQDVDAEKSKLAEDLSKIRMVESATNSKDGDQKENGYDVTGYLKPVDIDSSDQDPKFCSLYAVNMYDSFHVAELDQRPSTSYMVQVQRDISPSMRGILIDWLVEVLSTSKHLLRVRTSINAISLQVSEEYKLASDTLYLAVNLIDRFLSNNYIEKRRLQLLGVTCMLIASKYEEICAPRLEEFCFITDNTYTRLEVVAMETQVLNFLHFRLSVPTTKTFLRRFIQAAQASDQVLHTEMESMKSLANYLAELTLVEYSFLRFLPSLIAASAVFLARWTLDQSKHPWNSTLQHYTRYETPALKNTVLAMEDLQLNTSGSILVAIRNKYNQEKFKRVATLTSPESVTTLFSR, encoded by the exons ATGGTACTTATGTCCAAGGATGAAGAACATAGACTTCATTATAATAATCTAATTTCtcagtttaagttttttttaattatgtttacgTTCTGCAGGCTTGGCAAACCTGTTGagagtttttttaattataaaaccatGAACAGAGGTTCTTCAAGGCAACCTAAAGCTAACAAAGAAACAATCTCTACTGCGAAAACACGACAAGGGAATGTGAGAGTCACGAGATCACGAGCTAAGGCCTTAGGAACATCGATATCTCCATCGAAACCCGTTTTTAAACAGCAACCAAAGCTTAAAAAGAGAATGGCATCAGATGATACAAGAGTTTGTCAGCATAAGAGACGTGCGGTGCTCAAGGATGTGACTAACACTTTGGCCTGTTTGGATGGGAACAATGTTAAG GCTAGCAAGAGCGAACAAGATGTGGATGCCGAAAAATCGAAACTAGCAGAAGATTTGTCAAAGATTAGGATGGTTGAATCTGCTACAAACTCCAAAGACGGAGATCAAA AAGAAAACGGTTATGATGTCACAGGATATCTTAAGCCTGTTGATATTGATTCCAGTGACCAAGATCCCAAGTTTTGTAGCTTATATGCTGTAAATATGTATGACAGTTTTCATGTTGCAGAG cTTGATCAAAGACCTTCAACTAGCTATATGGTCCAAGTCCAGCGAGATATCAGTCCAAGCATGCGTGGGATTCTCATTGATTGGCTTGTGGAGGTACTTAGTACTTCAAAGCATTTGTTAAGAGTAAGAACCTCTATTAATGCTATTTCTTTGCAGGTTTCTGAAGAGTATAAGCTGGCTTCAGATACGCTTTACCTTGCAGTGAACCTTATTGATCGGTTCCTGTCCAACAATTACATTGAAAAGCGTAGGCTCCAGCTGCTTGGTGTCACTTGCATGCTAATAGCCTC GAAGTATGAAGAGATATGTGCACCAAGGTTGGAAGAGTTTTGCTTCATTACAGACAATACATACACAAGACTCGAAGTTGTGGCCATGGAAACTCAGGTTTTAAACTTTCTGCACTTTCGGTTATCAGTTCCCACCACCAAAACGTTTCTCAG GCGGTTCATTCAAGCTGCTCAAGCGTCTGATCAGGTTCTCCACACTGAGATGGAGTCAATGAAGTCCTTAGCAAACTATCTTGCAGAGTTAACTCTTGTGGAATATAGTTTTCTAAGGTTCTTACCGTCTCTAATTGCTGCCTCAGCTGTATTTTTAGCAAGATGGACGCTAGACCAATCTAAGCATCCTTGG AACTCAACTCTACAGCACTATACTAGATATGAGACGCCTGCTCTTAAGAACACAGTGCTTGCAATGGAGGATTTGCAGCTCAACACAAGTGGAAGCATCCTTGTTGCTATTAGGAACAAGTACAACCAAGAAAAG TTTAAAAGAGTGGCAACACTAACATCTCCTGAAAGTGTCACAACACTCTTCTCAAGATGA
- the LOC103837091 gene encoding cyclin-A2-1 isoform X3, which translates to MNRGSSRQPKANKETISTAKTRQGNVRVTRSRAKALGTSISPSKPVFKQQPKLKKRMASDDTRVCQHKRRAVLKDVTNTLACLDGNNVKASKSEQDVDAEKSKLAEDLSKIRMVESATNSKDGDQKENGYDVTGYLKPVDIDSSDQDPKFCSLYAVNMYDSFHVAELDQRPSTSYMVQVQRDISPSMRGILIDWLVEVLSTSKHLLRVRTSINAISLQVSEEYKLASDTLYLAVNLIDRFLSNNYIEKRRLQLLGVTCMLIASKYEEICAPRLEEFCFITDNTYTRLEVVAMETQVLNFLHFRLSVPTTKTFLRRFIQAAQASDQVLHTEMESMKSLANYLAELTLVEYSFLRFLPSLIAASAVFLARWTLDQSKHPWNSTLQHYTRYETPALKNTVLAMEDLQLNTSGSILVAIRNKYNQEKFKRVATLTSPESVTTLFSR; encoded by the exons atGAACAGAGGTTCTTCAAGGCAACCTAAAGCTAACAAAGAAACAATCTCTACTGCGAAAACACGACAAGGGAATGTGAGAGTCACGAGATCACGAGCTAAGGCCTTAGGAACATCGATATCTCCATCGAAACCCGTTTTTAAACAGCAACCAAAGCTTAAAAAGAGAATGGCATCAGATGATACAAGAGTTTGTCAGCATAAGAGACGTGCGGTGCTCAAGGATGTGACTAACACTTTGGCCTGTTTGGATGGGAACAATGTTAAG GCTAGCAAGAGCGAACAAGATGTGGATGCCGAAAAATCGAAACTAGCAGAAGATTTGTCAAAGATTAGGATGGTTGAATCTGCTACAAACTCCAAAGACGGAGATCAAA AAGAAAACGGTTATGATGTCACAGGATATCTTAAGCCTGTTGATATTGATTCCAGTGACCAAGATCCCAAGTTTTGTAGCTTATATGCTGTAAATATGTATGACAGTTTTCATGTTGCAGAG cTTGATCAAAGACCTTCAACTAGCTATATGGTCCAAGTCCAGCGAGATATCAGTCCAAGCATGCGTGGGATTCTCATTGATTGGCTTGTGGAGGTACTTAGTACTTCAAAGCATTTGTTAAGAGTAAGAACCTCTATTAATGCTATTTCTTTGCAGGTTTCTGAAGAGTATAAGCTGGCTTCAGATACGCTTTACCTTGCAGTGAACCTTATTGATCGGTTCCTGTCCAACAATTACATTGAAAAGCGTAGGCTCCAGCTGCTTGGTGTCACTTGCATGCTAATAGCCTC GAAGTATGAAGAGATATGTGCACCAAGGTTGGAAGAGTTTTGCTTCATTACAGACAATACATACACAAGACTCGAAGTTGTGGCCATGGAAACTCAGGTTTTAAACTTTCTGCACTTTCGGTTATCAGTTCCCACCACCAAAACGTTTCTCAG GCGGTTCATTCAAGCTGCTCAAGCGTCTGATCAGGTTCTCCACACTGAGATGGAGTCAATGAAGTCCTTAGCAAACTATCTTGCAGAGTTAACTCTTGTGGAATATAGTTTTCTAAGGTTCTTACCGTCTCTAATTGCTGCCTCAGCTGTATTTTTAGCAAGATGGACGCTAGACCAATCTAAGCATCCTTGG AACTCAACTCTACAGCACTATACTAGATATGAGACGCCTGCTCTTAAGAACACAGTGCTTGCAATGGAGGATTTGCAGCTCAACACAAGTGGAAGCATCCTTGTTGCTATTAGGAACAAGTACAACCAAGAAAAG TTTAAAAGAGTGGCAACACTAACATCTCCTGAAAGTGTCACAACACTCTTCTCAAGATGA
- the LOC103837090 gene encoding ethylene-responsive transcription factor SHINE 3 translates to MVHSKKFRGVRQRQWGSWVSEIRHPLLKRRVWLGTFNTAEEAARVYDQAAVLMNGQNAKTNFPVIKSNGSVSPDVNTPLSELLNAKLRKNCKDQTPYLTCLRLDNNSSHIGVWQKRAGSSSSQNWVKLVELGDGVSASAGDTGTNKLKKGNDDVEEEDQMSMQMIEELLNWTCPASASVSGLS, encoded by the exons ATGGTACACTCCAAGAAGTTCAGAGGTGTCCGCCAGCGTCAGTGGGGTTCTTGGGTCTCTGAGATTCGTCATCCTCTCCT GAAGAGAAGAGTGTGGCTAGGAACATTCAACACGGCCGAAGAAGCGGCTAGAGTCTACGACCAAGCCGCTGTTCTAATGAACGGCCAGAACGCAAAGACCAACTTTCCCGTCATCAAATCCAACGGTTCGGTTTCTCCGGACGTTAACACTCCGTTATCGGAACTCCTAAACGCTAAGCTAAGAAAGAATTGTAAAGACCAGACACCTTATCTGACGTGCCTCCGCCTCGACAACAACAGCTCGCACATTGGCGTCTGGCAGAAACGCGCCGGATCGAGTTCAAGTCAAAACTGGGTCAAGCTTGTTGAGCTCGGCGACGGTGTCAGCGCAAGTGCCGGTGATACAGGGACTAATAAGCTGAAGAAAGGAAACGACGACGTTGAGGAAGAAGATCAGATGTCAATGCAGATGATCGAGGAGCTTCTTAACTGGACATGTCCTGCTTCTGCATCCGTTTCAGGTCTTAGTTAG
- the LOC103837087 gene encoding EIN3-binding F-box protein 2, protein MSGIFSFSGDEEFFNGGSMYLSTGSCSGVYLPPRKRLRVAAPSLYSSFNQKQTSIEVLPDECLFEILRRLPSGKERSACACVSKHWLNTLTSIKANESLQEVESEGFLSRSLEGNKATDLRLAAISVGTSSRGGLGKLQIRGSGFESRVTDAGIESIAYGCPSLKSLSLWNLPAVSDKGLSEIARCCPMLERLDLSRCPGVTDKGLVAVAESCRNLNDLTIDSCSGVGNEGLRAVARGCSSLRSISLRSCPRVGDQGVAFLLAQAGSYLTKVKLQMVNVTGLSLAVLGHYGVAVTELVLSGLQGVNEKGFWVMGNAKGMKKLKSLSVTSCRGMTDVGVEAVGSGCPDLKHVSLNKCLLVSGKGLVSLAKSALALESLKLEECHRINHFGFLGFLMNCGEKLKAFSLVNCLGIQDLNSESHLTSTSSLRSLSVRCCPGFGDASLTFLGKFCHQLQDVELCGLNGVTDAGVLSLLQSNNVGLVKLNLNGCVNVSDNAVSAVSFSHGSTLESLSLDGCKNITDASLVTVSKNCYSVNDLDVSNTLVSDHGIKALASSPNHLNLQVLSLGGCSGITDKSKACIQKLGRTLLGLNIQRCGRISSSTVDSLLEQLWRCDILY, encoded by the exons ATGTCTGGGATCTTCAGCTTTAGTG GTGATGAAGAATTTTTCAATGGTGGATCAATGTATCTATCTACAGGGAGCTGTTCCGGCGTCTATCTCCCACCGCGCAAGAGACTACGCGTCGCCGCGCCCTCACTCTACAGTAGCTTTAACCAAAAGCAAACTTCAATCGAAGTTTTACCCGACGAGTGCCTATTCGAGATCCTTAGACGCTTACCCTCTGGTAAAGAAAGAAGCGCGTGCGCTTGCGTCTCCAAGCATTGGCTCAACACTCTCACTAGCATCAAAGCGAACGAGTCTCTTCAAGAAGTGGAGAGTGAAGGGTTCTTGTCAAGGAGCTTGGAAGGTAACAAAGCTACGGACTTGAGGCTTGCAGCTATCTCTGTCGGGACATCATCCCGCGGCGGGTTAGGGAAGCTTCAGATCCGCGGGAGTGGGTTTGAGAGTAGAGTCACAGACGCTGGTATTGAGTCAATTGCATATGGTTGTCCTTCTCTTAAGTCTCTGTCTCTTTGGAATCTCCCTGCGGTTAGTGATAAAGGTTTGTCCGAGATCGCGCGGTGTTGTCCGATGCTCGAAAGACTCGACCTTTCGCGGTGTCCTGGAGTGACAGACAAGGGTTTGGTCGCAGTCGCCGAGAGCTGTCGGAATCTGAATGATCTGACGATTGATTCTTGCTCTGGTGTTGGCAACGAGGGGTTAAGGGCGGTTGCGAGAGGGTGTAGTAGTCTGAGATCTATCTCTTTGAGGAGCTGTCCTCGCGTTGGAGATCAAGGAGTTGCGTTCCTCTTGGCGCAAGCTGGTTCTTACTTGACCAAAGTGAAGCTTCAGATGGTTAACGTGACGGGCTTGTCTCTTGCTGTTCTTGGACACTATGGAGTTGCGGTTACTGAGCTTGTGCTTAGTGGGCTTCAAGGAGTGAATGAGAAAGGGTTTTGGGTCATGGGGAATGCTAAAGGGATGAAGAAGTTGAAGTCTTTGTCAGTAACCTCGTGTAGAGGGATGACTGATGTTGGGGTTGAAGCTGTTGGAAGTGGCTGTCCTGATCTGAAGCATGTCTCTTTGAACAAGTGTCTGCTTGTTTCCGGCAAAGGACTTGTCTCTTTGGCGAAATCTGCGTTGGCGCTGGAGAGTTTGAAGCTTGAGGAGTGCCACAGGATCAACCACTTTGGTTTCTTGGGGTTTCTAATGAACTGCGGCGAAAAGTTGAAGGCTTTCTCTTTGGTTAACTGTCTGGGGATCCAAGACTTGAACTCAGAATCACATCTTACATCAACCAGCTCCTTGCGGTCTTTATCAGTCCGTTGCTGTCCTGGCTTTGGAGATGCAAGTCTCACCTTCTTAGGGAAGTTCTGCCATCAGCTTCAGGACGTTGAGCTTTGTGGATTAAACGGAGTTACAGACGCTGGTGTCCTCTCTTTGCTTCAGAGCAACAACGTTGGTCTAGTGAAGTTGAACTTAAACGGATGTGTTAATGTATCAGACAACGCAGTCTCTGCAGTATCTTTCTCCCACGGAAGCACGTTGGAGTCTCTTAGCCTTGATGGGTGCAAGAACATCACTGATGCAAGCCTTGTCACAGTATCCAAGAACTGCTACTCAGTGAATGACCTTGACGTGTCAAACACTTTGGTATCAGATCATGGGATCAAGGCGTTGGCGTCTTCTCCCAACCACTTGAATCTTCAGGTTCTTTCTCTTGGTGGCTGCTCTGGGATCACGGATAAAAGCAAGGCGTGTATACAGAAACTCGGCCGCACGCTCTTGGGATTGAACATTCAGAGGTGTGGTAGGATCAGTAGCAGCACTGTGGATAGTCTTCTGGAACAGCTATGGAGGTGTGATATACTTTACTAG
- the LOC103837086 gene encoding uncharacterized protein LOC103837086 yields the protein MAVTSSRTRSTASALRSPSSPGFASSTSSTFSSRTFFSNHHQPHRSASPTRVNLFASSPLKQSSFRYSIDNTRSIAVSKPSASGNKIPDSRRRCMCSPTTHPGSFRCSLHKNVANPHGQGAATAAAYPTNSLNMRRSAMTNSLVRIGGVEGEWVRRALTTLIRPSSHQLKRRSAYQPRPSRLSSMSKADDL from the coding sequence atggcggTTACATCTTCTAGAACCAGATCAACCGCTTCTGCGCTACGCTCTCCGTCTTCACCAGGCTTCGCTTCCTCCACAAGCTCCACCTTCTCCTCCCGTACTTTCTTCAGCAACCATCATCAACCCCACAGATCCGCGTCCCCTACGCGCGTTAACCTCTTCGCATCCTCCCCCTTAAAACAATCATCGTTCCGTTACTCGATCGACAACACCAGATCCATCGCCGTTTCGAAGCCCAGCGCCAGCGGCAACAAGATCCCCGATTCGAGGAGGAGATGCATGTGCTCGCCGACGACTCACCCCGGATCGTTCCGGTGCAGTCTGCACAAGAACGTGGCGAATCCCCACGGGCAAGGCGCCGCGACGGCGGCGGCGTATCCGACGAACAGTTTGAATATGAGGAGATCGGCGATGACGAATTCTCTGGTGAGGATCGGTGGGGTTGAAGGCGAGTGGGTGAGAAGAGCGTTGACGACTTTGATAAGGCCTTCTTCGCATCAGCTGAAAAGGAGGTCTGCTTATCAGCCTAGGCCTAGTAGGCTATCGTCTATGTCGAAGGCTGATGATCTTTGA